A single Campylobacter concisus DNA region contains:
- a CDS encoding cytochrome C yields the protein MSKYKIYTIVALVLMTVCFTLPVLGWHGAKERIADGDELPSYTYGIYNLYSSFQYKNHLLSKDVASDLHKMIEQKAEIGTPSFPIWYVSLEAPNYPKSAFPDGIPVYFHVDGYSGDVHEMNTINHYIGMYPMEHGGNLERAIAPYYLLISTLCMLAFLYYNGKFNSLLMVPTIIAPVLFMSAFAGWLYWYGHNMQEWGAFKIKPFMPTVLGDGSVAQFTTHSYPSIGFWVMIAMSVFCILAVFSKKKELNA from the coding sequence ATGAGTAAATATAAAATTTATACCATTGTTGCACTTGTCTTAATGACTGTTTGTTTTACTTTGCCTGTTCTTGGTTGGCACGGAGCAAAAGAGCGTATAGCTGATGGAGATGAACTACCATCTTATACTTACGGTATCTATAATCTTTATAGCTCATTTCAGTATAAAAATCACCTTTTATCAAAAGATGTAGCAAGCGATCTTCATAAGATGATCGAACAAAAAGCAGAGATAGGTACACCATCTTTTCCTATCTGGTACGTCTCTCTTGAAGCTCCAAATTATCCAAAATCAGCCTTTCCTGATGGAATTCCTGTATATTTTCATGTAGATGGATATAGTGGTGACGTGCATGAGATGAATACGATAAATCACTACATCGGTATGTATCCTATGGAGCATGGCGGAAATTTAGAGCGAGCGATAGCACCTTATTATTTGCTTATTTCAACGCTTTGTATGCTTGCATTTTTGTATTACAACGGCAAATTTAACTCACTTCTTATGGTTCCAACGATTATCGCCCCTGTGCTATTTATGAGCGCATTTGCAGGATGGCTTTATTGGTATGGACACAATATGCAAGAATGGGGCGCATTTAAGATTAAACCATTTATGCCAACAGTTCTAGGTGATGGTAGCGTTGCACAATTTACAACACACTCTTATCCAAGTATCGGATTTTGGGTGATGATTGCTATGAGCGTATTTTGCATACTTGCAGTATTTTCAAAGAAAAAAGAGCTAAATGCGTAA
- a CDS encoding nitrous oxide reductase family maturation protein NosD, with amino-acid sequence MRKIFIFALAFLPIFSSANILQDAINNASPGDVIKLGDGIYEGSITINKPLSIVGEGKNAHIKGNGKGTVVKIIASNVTLRNLKISGSGNDLGELDAGIGCDKANNVLVTQNDLSDVLFGIDFKECSSSKITENNITSKKGASLGFRGDAVRLWYSHENLIEGNYIYDSRDMVAWYASHNKFLKNKAIRGRYSLHFMYANQNLVENNDFIGNAVGMFFMYSAGSNIKNNLVMDSDGAFGIGIGLKDVSNFTIENNTLIYNARGILLDNSPFQPGSTINFLGNKILHNVVGVYFHATQGTSIFENNDFIGNMDIVANDTPGDKMALNRWSKNYYDEYESFDRDKDGYGDTPFMHLSYADQLWQYYPNLQFFYGSSVFSILNFLAKLAPFSEPVKLLEDSTPRIKPLDASNFNALRAKRG; translated from the coding sequence ATGCGTAAAATTTTTATTTTTGCCCTTGCTTTCTTGCCTATTTTTAGCTCTGCAAATATCCTTCAAGATGCAATAAACAACGCTAGCCCTGGCGATGTTATAAAGCTAGGGGACGGCATCTATGAAGGAAGCATAACTATAAATAAGCCGCTTAGTATCGTTGGCGAGGGCAAAAACGCTCACATAAAAGGAAATGGTAAAGGCACAGTTGTAAAGATTATTGCCTCAAATGTTACGCTTAGAAATTTAAAGATAAGTGGTAGCGGAAATGACCTTGGTGAGCTAGATGCTGGCATTGGCTGTGATAAAGCAAATAATGTCTTGGTTACGCAAAATGACTTGAGTGATGTGCTTTTTGGGATTGATTTTAAAGAGTGCAGTAGCTCAAAGATCACTGAAAATAACATCACTTCTAAAAAAGGGGCCAGTCTTGGTTTTAGAGGTGATGCGGTTAGACTCTGGTATAGTCATGAAAATTTAATCGAGGGTAATTATATTTATGATAGCCGTGATATGGTTGCATGGTATGCAAGTCACAATAAATTTTTAAAAAATAAAGCGATCCGCGGTAGATACTCGCTTCACTTTATGTATGCAAATCAAAATTTAGTCGAAAACAATGATTTTATCGGCAATGCAGTCGGAATGTTTTTTATGTACTCAGCTGGCTCAAATATAAAAAATAATCTTGTTATGGATAGTGACGGCGCTTTTGGTATCGGTATCGGTCTAAAAGATGTTTCAAATTTTACTATCGAAAATAATACACTTATCTATAATGCGAGAGGAATTTTGCTTGATAACTCGCCGTTTCAGCCAGGCTCAACGATAAATTTCTTAGGCAATAAAATTTTACACAACGTAGTTGGCGTATATTTTCACGCTACTCAGGGGACAAGCATATTTGAAAATAATGATTTTATAGGCAATATGGATATCGTTGCGAACGACACTCCAGGCGATAAAATGGCATTAAATCGGTGGAGTAAAAATTATTATGATGAGTATGAGAGCTTTGATAGAGATAAAGATGGCTATGGCGATACGCCGTTTATGCACCTATCGTATGCCGATCAGCTTTGGCAGTATTATCCGAATTTGCAGTTTTTCTATGGATCAAGTGTCTTTAGTATCTTAAATTTTTTAGCCAAACTCGCGCCATTTTCTGAGCCAGTAAAGCTACTTGAAGATAGCACGCCAAGGATAAAACCACTTGATGCTTCAAATTTTAACGCGTTAAGGGCAAAACGTGGATAG